One part of the Raphanus sativus cultivar WK10039 chromosome 7, ASM80110v3, whole genome shotgun sequence genome encodes these proteins:
- the LOC108814555 gene encoding glucosamine 6-phosphate N-acetyltransferase-like, producing the protein MAEASNSDTGKENPTFKIRRLEISDKRKGYMELLGQLTVAEPLTDDEFDQRFQEISSYGDDHLICVIEDESSGKIAATGSVMIEKKFLRSCGKVGHIEDVVVDSEFRGKHLGKRVVEFLTDHSRSMGCYKVILDCSVEKKVFYEKCGMFNRGIQMSKYF; encoded by the coding sequence ATGGCGGAAGCTTCTAACTCCGACACCGGCAAAGAGAACCCGACATTCAAGATCCGAAGGCTGGAGATCTCCGACAAGAGAAAAGGATACATGGAGCTCCTCGGTCAACTCACCGTCGCCGAACCACTCACCGACGACGAATTCGATCAACGATTCCAAGAGATCAGCTCCTACGGAGACGACCACTTGATCTGCGTGATCGAAGACGAGTCTTCAGGAAAAATCGCGGCGACGGGGAGCGTGATGATAGAGAAGAAGTTTTTAAGGAGCTGCGGGAAAGTCGGGCACATCGAGGACGTGGTCGTTGACTCTGAGTTCCGCGGGAAGCATCTCGGGAAGAGAGTCGTCGAGTTTCTGACGGATCACAGCAGATCCATGGGTTGCTACAAGGTGATTCTCGACTGTAGCGTGGAGAAGAAGGTGTTTTACGAGAAGTGTGGGATGTTCAATAGAGGGATTCAGATGTCCAAGTACTTTTGA
- the LOC108814554 gene encoding 30S ribosomal protein 3-2, chloroplastic, translating into MAAQSNLHASFGIRTASQKFSVKPVVANISPSTKLKPSSPPSSISCSTSIPSQIPTRVFASSSPIFSHEPPESDSPPLVKKKLRVVVKPLEKPRVVLKFVWMQKDIGVALDQTVPGFGTIPLSPYYFWPRKDAWEELKALLETKPWISDLHRVFLLNQATDIINLWQSSGGDLS; encoded by the exons ATGGCGGCTCAGTCGAATCTTCATGCATCTTTCGGAATCAGAACAGCCTCTCAGAAATTCTCTGTGAAACCTGTAGTAGCTAATATCTCGCCATCAACGAAGCTCAAACCCTCTTCTCCACCGTCGTCGATTTCGTGCTCTACTTCAATTCCAAGTCAAATCCCGACCAGAGTATTCGCATCTTCCTCTCCCATCTTCTCTCACGAACCGCCAGAATCTGACTCTCCGCCCCTTGTAAAG AAGAAGCTGCGAGTGGTGGTGAAGCCGCTGGAGAAACCAAGAGTGGTACTAAAGTTCGTGTGGATGCAAAAGGACATAGGAGTCGCACTAGACCAAACGGTTCCAGGATTCGGAACCATCCCACTCAGTCCATACTACTTCTGGCCTAGGAAAGACGCTTGGGAAGAGCTCAAAGCTTTGCTTGAGACCAAGCCTTGGATCTCCGACCTCCACCGCGTCTTCCTCCTCAACCAAGCCACAGACATCATCAACCTCTGGCAATCCAGCGGTGGAGACTTGTCTTAA
- the LOC108818353 gene encoding rhamnogalacturonan I rhamnosyltransferase 1, whose product MCKTDKFLYHRKLWEIKVRLLGDDSKVENLRNSLVSRSPMSLWMIRAVSVLLLWSCFVHLMALGDMWGPRLFNGWPSCFSQRGLSKALEMKSLPAKIALPPKRVYHNNGYLMVSCNGGLNQMRAAICDMVTVARYMNVTLIVPELDKTSFWNDPSEFKDIFDVDHFISSLRDEVRILKELPPRVKKRVELGMHHEMPPISWSNMSYYQNQILPLVKKHKVLHLNKTDSRLANNGLPLEVQKLRCRVNFNGLKFTPQIEELGRRVVNILREKGPFLVLHLRYEMDMLAFSGCSHGCNPEEEEELTRMRYAYPWWKEKVIDSEVKRKEGLCPLTPEETALTLTALGIDRNVQIYIAAGEIYGGERRMKALTDAFPNVVRKETILESSDLDFCRNHSSQMAALDYLVAVESDIFVPTYDGNMARVVEGHRRFLGFKKTIQLNRKFLVKLIDEYTQGLLTWDVFSSMVKAFHSTRMGSPKRRLVIPNKPKEEDYFYSNPQECLQLLDEPLRVI is encoded by the exons atgtGTAAAACGGACAAGTTTCTTTACCACAGGAAACTATGGGAGATAAAGGTTAGGCTTTTAGGAGATGATAGCAAAGTTGAGAATCTCAGGAACTCCCTTGTCTCGAGGTCTCCTATGAGCTTATGGATGATTCGTGCTGTTTCCGTCTTGTTGCTTTGGAGTTGTTTCGTTCATCTGATGGCTTTGGGAGATATGTGGGGACCGAGACTGTTCAATGGCTGGCCTTCTTGTTTCAGTCAACGTGGTCTGTCCAAGGCCTTGGAGATGAAGTCTCTCCCTGCTAAAATCGCCCTTCCTCCTAAAA GGGTGTATCATAATAATGGTTATCTTATGGTTTCTTGTAATGGAGGACTCAATCAAATGCGAGCAGCT ATATGCGATATGGTTACGGTTGCACGGTACATGAATGTCACACTTATTGTACCTGAGCTTGACAAGACCTCGTTTTGGAACGATCCAAG TGAGTTTAAAGACATTTTCGATGTGGATCACTTCATATCTTCATTAAGAGATGAAGTTCGTATACTTAAAGAGTTGCCTCCAAGGGTCAAGAAACGAGTTGAGCTTGGAATGCACCACGAAATGCCTCCTATTAGTTGGTCAAACATGTCTTACTACCAGAATCAG ATTCTTCCTCTGGTGAAGAAGCATAAGGTGTTACACCTGAACAAAACCGATTCAAGACTCGCTAATAATGGACTGCCTTTGGAGGTTCAGAAGCTGAGGTGCCGAGTGAATTTCAACGGCCTTAAGTTTACTCCTCAAATCGAAGAACTAGGTAGACGAGTAGTCAATATTCTGAGAGAGAAAGGTCCCTTTCTCGTCCTGCATCTCAGATATGAGATGGACATGCTGGCGTTTTCCGGCTGCTCACATGGTTGCAACcccgaggaagaagaagaactaaCAAGAATGAg ATATGCTTATCCATGGTGGAAGGAGAAAGTCATAGACTCTGAGGTGAAGAGGAAAGAAGGCCTTTGCCCATTAACTCCTGAGGAAACTGCTCTCACGCTGACCGCGTTGGGTATTGACCGTAATGTTCAAATATACATAGCTGCTGGAGAAATCTACGGTGGTGAAAGGCGGATGAAGGCTTTAACTGACGCTTTTCCAAATGTG GTCCGGAAAGAAACCATACTGGAATCCTCTGATTTGGATTTTTGCCGGAACCATTCATCTCAAATGGCTGCACTTGATTACCTAGTGGCTGTTGAGAGCGATATATTTGTTCCAACCTATGATGGGAACATGGCGAGAGTGGTGGAAGGTCACCGCAG GTTCTTGGGATTTAAGAAGACAATTCAGCTGAATAGGAAGTTTCTAGTTAAGCTGATAGATGAATATACCCAAGGATTGTTGACTTGGGATGTGTTCTCATCCATGGTAAAGGCGTTCCACTCTACTCGAATGGGAAGTCCGAAGAGACGGTTAGTGATTCCAAATAAACCGAAGGAAGAAGATTACTTCTACTCCAACCCGCAAGAATGTCTGCAGCTGTTAGATGAACCACTGAGAGTAATTTGA
- the LOC108814101 gene encoding calcium/calmodulin-regulated receptor-like kinase 2 produces MVNRGDLVVIGISVGLALGLLLALLLYFAFKWYNNRSHLRRCANEHNIIQTLPVHTAKRAVVLNPDDSTNTASLQPPENASPQHQPWWNNNNHNKDHLTVSASGIPKYHYKDIQKATQNFTTVLGQGSFGPVYKAVMPNGGLAAAKVHASNSSQGDREFQTEVSLLGRLHHRNLVNLVGYCVDKSHRMLIYEFMSNGSLENLLYGGGGEETTTTQVLRWEERLQIALDISHGIEYLHEGAVPPVIHRDLKSANILLDHSMRAKVADFGLSKEMVFDRMNSGLKGTHGYMDPTYISTNKYTLKSDIYSFGVIILELITAIHPQQNLMEYVNLASMSPDGIDEIVDQKLEGNANIEEVRLLAKIANRCVHKTPRKRPSIGEVTQFILKIKQGRTRGGRRQDTMSSSFGGVIDGEDMSRVISRIKDQHVELGLLGGVKEEDHPERNSTTTTTTTL; encoded by the exons ATGGTGAATAGAGGTGATTTGGTAGTGATTGGCATATCGGTTGGGCTTGCACTCGGTCTCTTGCTAGCTCTGCTTCTCTACTTCGCCTTTAAATGGTACAACAACCGCTCTCACCTAAGGCGATGCGCTAACGAACACAACATCATCCAGACTCTACCCGTCCACACTGCTAAAAGAGCCGTAGTACTAAACCCTGATGATAGCACCAACACAGCGTCTTTACAGCCACCTGAGAATGCATCACCACAACATCAGCCATGGTGGAACAACAACAACCATAACAAGGATCATCTCACTGTATCTGCATCCGGCATACCTAAATATCACTACAA GGATATTCAGAAGGCAACGCAGAACTTCACAACCGTACTCGGACAAGGATCTTTCGGTCCTGTCTACAAGGCCGTTATGCCCAACGGAGGTTTAGCTGCAGCGAAGGTTCACGCCTCTAACTCAAGTCAAGGCGACAGAGAGTTTCAAACCGAGGTATCTTTGCTTGGGAGGCTTCACCACAGGAACCTCGTGAACTTGGTAGGATACTGCGTGGATAAAAGCCACAGGATGCTCATCTACGAGTTCATGAGTAACGGAAGCTTGGAGAATCTTTTGTATGGCGGTGGTGGTGAAGAAACAACTACAACACAAGTCTTGAGATGGGAAGAGCGGCTTCAAATCGCTCTTGACATCTCCCACGGCATTGAATACCTTCACGAGGGGGCCGTGCCGCCTGTTATCCACCGTGATCTCAAGTCTGCAAACATATTGTTAGATCACTCCATGAGAGCTAAGGTAGCAGATTTTGGGTTGTCTAAGGAGATGGTTTTCGATAGAATGAATTCAGGACTGAAAGGCACACACGGATACATGGATCCTACCTACATTTCCACTAACAAGTACACGTTGAAGAGCGACATTTACAGTTTCGGTGTCATCATCCTTGAGCTAATCACTGCGATCCATCCCCAACAGAATCTGATGGAATACGTCAACCTGGCTTCGATGAGTCCTGATGGTATCGACGAGATAGTCGATCAGAAGCTAGAGGGAAATGCAAACATCGAAGAAGTGAGGTTACTGGCCAAGATTGCCAACAGGTGTGTGCACAAGACGCCGAGGAAAAGACCGTCCATAGGAGAAGTCACGCAGTTCATACTGAAGATCAAACAAGGTCGGACTCGAGGAGGGAGAAGACAGGACACAATGTCTTCGTCGTTTGGTGGTGTTATCGATGGAGAGGATATGTCGAGGGTTATAAGCAGGATTAAGGATCAGCATGTTGAGTTAGGGCTATTGGGTGGTGTCAAAGAAGAGGATCATCCAGAGAGGAACAGTActactacaacaacaacaacattgtAA
- the LOC108816818 gene encoding putative F-box protein At5g15670 produces the protein MMMIARSKQSKNTMTTNPQTSSSYDVLPLELVMEILGRLPVKSIARFLLVSKLWATTIRSRDFIKSFPLGSCSSHEPRFLIAFSGGLDTEEHWHFFSSSFISRLSCPIPNSLQRSHYVKGLLCIGCGREQFIVNPTTGKSIALPRVRIKRKVAISYFGYDSVSDQYKVLCMTKAYNGGNSLEQSSQHQVFTLGDKKRSWRMVECNIPHRPCSSGVCIDGAIYYMAETGSIIDVSQRSLMSFDSRSEKFDLVTGLSPEILQNENKYSHLVISNLEGKVAITTQTSRYTFDVWVLMDQNAEEENKWLRKLTFSVEPWETLFNSPSVFIKGITQTGEFILAPYHYYNSDDVYVALYNHYTDTLEKVKVQRSAEYSLRNHAQGIFFSDYVESVRFL, from the coding sequence ATTCTTGGGCGATTGCCTGTGAAATCGATAGCTAGGTTTCTTCTAGTATCCAAGTTATGGGCTACCACCATCCGCAGTCGAGATTTTATCAAATCTTTCCCGCTTGGGTCTTGTTCTTCTCATGAGCCTCGCTTCCTAATCGCCTTCAGTGGTGGTCTAGATACAGAAGAACATTGGCACTTCTTCTCCTCGTCTTTCATCTCGCGTTTATCATGTCCGATACCTAATTCTTTGCAACGTTCGCATTACGTTAAAGGATTACTATGCATCGGATGTGGTCGAGAACAATTCATAGTTAACCCCACCACCGGTAAGTCCATAGCTTTACCTAGAGTCAGAATCAAGAGAAAGGTCGCAATAAGTTATTTCGGATATGATTCAGTCAGTGATCAGTATAAAGTATTGTGCATGACGAAAGCATATAATGGTGGTAATTCTCTAGAACAATCGTCTCAGCATCAAGTATTCACATTGGGAGATAAGAAACGATCATGGAGAATGGTAGAATGTAACATTCCTCATCGTCCTTGTTCTAGCGGTGTGTGCATAGATGGCGCTATATATTATATGGCTGAAACGGGCTCTATTATCGATGTGTCGCAACGCAGCTTAATGAGTTTCGATTCGAGGTCTGAAAAGTTTGATCTTGTTACTGGATTGTCCCCGGAGATTCTACAAAATGAGAATAAATATAGCCACCTGGTGATTTCAAACTTGGAAGGCAAAGTAGCAATAACCACTCAAACATCAAGATATACGTTTGATGTGTGGGTACTTATGGATCAAAATgctgaagaagaaaataaatggTTGAGGAAACTTACTTTCAGCGTTGAACCTTGGGAGACTTTATTTAATTCTCCTTCGGTATTCATCAAAGGCATCACTCAGACGGGTGAGTTTATTTTGGCACCATACCATTATTACAACTCCGATGATGTTTATGTTGCCCTTTACAACCACTACACTGATACCCTTGAAAAAGTTAAGGTCCAAAGAAGCGCAGAATATTCTTTGCGTAATCATGCGCAAGGAATATTTTTTTCGGATTACGTAGAGAGTGTTCGGTTTTTGTAG
- the LOC108814167 gene encoding E3 ubiquitin-protein ligase At3g02290 has product MGCVSSCFRVEEYEDYTNPTSSINRNSPCPRCLVNTLLNLYVTLFRRSETRSLPSSLQATTTTTVSITSSTSYDNFMSNTFHSTPRPLPYDADPGFFRSRLVSRRDKGSSHSHEEAELLRSDADVVDSESSKWAASKLMVSTGEDSKEDFSKSTRRILKSKSMDAGSNEGVYVMSDDEDVCPTCLEEYTAENPKIVTKCSHHFHLGCIYEWMERSEDCPVCGKVMEFNESP; this is encoded by the exons atgggcTGTGTTTCTTCTTGCTTCCGGGTGGAGGAATATGAGGATTACACGAACCCAACTAGTTCTATTAATAGAAACTCCCCTTGCCCTAGATGTCTTGTTAACACCTTACTTAACCTG TATGTAACTTTGTTCAGAAGAAGCGAGACCCGCTCTCTTCCATCCTCTTTACAAGCTACTACCACTACTACTGTATCCATAACTTCCTCTACTTCCTATGATAACTTTATGTCTAACACCTTCCACTCTACTCCAAGGCCTTTGCCTTACGACGCCGATCCAGGATTCTTCCGTTCACGGCTTGTCTCGAGACGCGATAAGGGCTCAAGCCATTCGCACGAGGAAGCTGAGCTCTTGAGAAGCGATGCTGATGTGGTAGACTCTGAGTCAAGCAAATGGGCTGCTAGTAAGCTTATGGTCTCTACTGGTGAAGATTCCAAAGAAGACTTCTCTAAATCCACTCGGAGGATTCTCAAGTCGAAGTCAATGGATGCTGGTAGTAATGAAGGCGTGTATGTAATgtctgatgatgaagatgtttGTCCAACATGTCTTGAAG AGTACACAGCAGAGAACCCCAAGATTGTTACAAAGTGTTCTCACCATTTCCACCTTGGTTGCATTTATGAATGGATGGAGAGAAGCGAGGACTGCCCTGTTTGTGGGAAG GTGATGGAGTTCAACGAATCCCCTTGA
- the LOC108817921 gene encoding glucosamine 6-phosphate N-acetyltransferase — protein sequence MAEASNPDTGKENPTFKIRRLEISDKRKGYMELLGQLTVAGPLTDDEFDRRFEEIRSYGDDHFICVIEDESSGKIVATGSVMIEKKFLRSCGKVGHVEDVVVDSEFRGKNLGKRVVEFLTEHSRSMGCYKVMLDCSVEKKGFYEKCGMFNRAIQMTKYFD from the coding sequence ATGGCGGAAGCTTCTAATCCCGACACCGGCAAAGAGAACCCGACATTCAAGATCCGAAGACTAGAGATCTCCGACAAGAGAAAAGGATACATGGAGCTTCTCGGTCAACTCACCGTCGCCGGACCACTCACCGACGACGAATTCGATCGGCGATTCGAGGAAATCAGGTCCTACGGAGACGACCACTTCATCTGCGTGATCGAAGACGAGTCTTCGGGGAAGATCGTCGCGACGGGGAGCGTGATGATAGAGAAGAAGTTCTTAAGGAGCTGCGGGAAAGTCGGACACGTAGAGGACGTGGTCGTGGATTCGGAGTTTCGCGGGAAGAATCTGGGGAAGAGAGTTGTTGAGTTTCTGACGGAACATAGCAGATCTATGGGTTGCTACAAGGTGATGCTTGATTGTAGCGTGGAGAAGAAAGGGTTCTACGAGAAGTGTGGGATGTTCAATAGAGCCATTCAGATGACCAAGTACTTCGATTGA
- the LOC108814166 gene encoding developmental protein SEPALLATA 1, protein MGRGRVELKRIENKINRQVTFAKRRNGLLKKAYELSVLCDAEVALIIFSNRGKLYEFCSSSNMIKTLERYQKCSYGSIEVNNKPAKELENSYREYLKLKGRYESLQRQQRNLLGEDLGPLNSKELEQLERQLDGSLKQVRSIKTQYMLDQLSDLQSKEQMLLETNRALAMKLDDMIGVRSHHMGGGGGWEGNEQNVSYEHHQAQSQGLFQPLECNPTLQMGYNNPVGSEQITATTQAQAQPGNGYIPGWML, encoded by the exons atgggaaGGGGAAGAGTAGAGCTGAAGAGGATAGAGAACAAGATCAACCGACAAGTAACGTTTGCGAAGCGTAGGAACGGATTGTTGAAGAAAGCTTACGAATTGTCTGTTCTTTGCGATGCTGAGGTGGctctcatcatcttctccaACCGTGGCAAGCTCTATGAGTTTTGCAGCTCCTCTAA CATGATCAAGACACTGGAACGGTACCAGAAATGCAGTTATGGTTCTATTGAAGTCAACAACAAACCTGCCAAAGAACTTGAG AATAGCTACAGAGAGTATCTGAAGCTTAAGGGTAGGTATGAGAGCCTTCAGCGCCAACAAAG GAATCTTCTTGGGGAGGATTTAGGACCTCTCAACTCAAAGGAACTAGAGCAGCTTGAGCGTCAACTAGATGGCTCTCTCAAGCAAGTTCGCTCCATCAAG ACACAGTACATGCTTGATCAGCTCTCTGATCTTCAAAGCAAAGAGCAAATGTTGCTTGAAACCAATAGAGCATTGGCGATGAAG CTGGATGATATGATTGGTGTGAGAAGCCATCAtatgggaggaggaggaggatgggAAGGCAATGAACAGAATGTTTCGTACGAGCATCATCAAGCTCAGTCTCAAGGACTATTCCAGCCTCTTGAATGCAATCCTACTCTGCAGATGGG GTACAACAATCCAGTAGGCTCGGAGCAGATAACTGCAACAACACAAGCTCAGGCGCAGCCAGGGAACGGTTACATCCCAGGCTGGATGCTCTGA
- the LOC108817920 gene encoding vegetative cell wall protein gp1, which translates to MEITTTLTVWFTLMIFLGISISGGVSQGHQHLVKKTRSSAVVVGTVYCDTCFNGAFSKSHNHLIQGAVVAVECIDENSKPSFRQEVKTDEHGQFKAKLPFTVSKHVKKIKRCSVKLLSSSQPYCSIAASAASSSLKRLRSSKHGENTRVFSAGFFTFKPENQPEICSQKPINLRGSNPLLPDPAFPPPVQDPVPNNPSPLPNLPIVPPLPDLPLPQLPPLLPGGPPRKQTSLRNKKEGSLDDKKTEVLKPDFFFFPPNPVTPLLPPTPLNPPLLPPNPLNPPGLIPPNPLIPAPPTLPLPPLPLQPPPSTLIPPLPSIPTLPPVPVITPPSPPPPAFPIPLPPIFPGIPPASSSFSSHHQP; encoded by the exons ATGGAGATAACAACGACCCTCACGGTTTGGTTTACTCTTATGATTTTCTTAGGAATCTCTATCAGCGGAGGTGTCTCTCAAGGACATCAACATCTTGTGAAGAAGACACGTTCTTCTGCAGTTGTAGTAGGAACTGTCTACTGTGACACTTGTTTCAACGGCGCCTTTTCGAAATCACACAACCACTTGATCCAAG GTGCTGTAGTTGCAGTAGAATGTATTGACGAGAACTCTAAACCGAGTTTCAGACAAGAAGTGAAAACAGACGAGCACGGCCAATTCAAAGCAAAGCTACCGTTCACTGTGAGCAAACATGTGAAGAAGATCAAGAGATGTTCTGTGAAGCTGCTAAGCAGCTCACAGCCTTACTGTTCTATAGCAGCTTCCGCAGCTTCCTCTTCTCTCAAGCGCCTTAGATCAAGCAAACACGGGGAGAACACTAGGGTTTTCTCTGCAGGGTTCTTCACTTTCAAACCGGAGAACCAACCAGAGATATGCAGCCAGAAACCGATAAATCTCCGTGGATCCAACCCGCTTTTACCGGATCCTGCTTTCCCTCCACCGGTCCAAGACCCGGTCCCAAACAATCCTTCCCCTCTCCCAAACCTCCCAATCGTTCCTCCTCTCCCTGACCTGCCTCTTCCTCAACTTCCTCCTCTCCTACCTGGAGGGCCACCACGGAAACAAACTTCCTTGCGTAACAAGAAAGAAGGTTCCTTGGATGACAAGAAAACCGAAGTACTAAAAcctgatttcttcttctttcctccAAACCCGGTCACGCCTCTCCTCCCTCCCACCCCGCTTAACCCGCCTCTCCTTCCACCGAATCCGCTGAACCCGCCGGGTCTCATCCCTCCAAACCCGCTCATTCCTGCTCCACCGACTCTTCCACTTCCCCCTCTACCGCTTCAGCCGCCTCCTTCCACGTTAATCCCTCCTCTTCCGTCTATCCCTACTCTTCCACCTGTTCCGGTCATAACTCCCCCTTCACCGCCGCCACCTGCTTTCCCTATTCCTCTCCCTCCAATCTTCCCTGGAATCCCTCCTGCTTCATCTTCCTTCTCTAGTCACCATCAACCCTAA
- the LOC108814536 gene encoding F-box/LRR-repeat/kelch-repeat protein At1g09650 codes for MMVMMMEEGLPHDVVEHILERLPVRSLLRFKSVSKQWKATIESRHFQERQSKQHQESGGDPDVLMVSSSCDESLRTLVLGSSSSVKIPTPWDNKVKATGRRYLVSDNSCDGLVCLYHPLESGYVVNPATRWYRPLPLSRLQQLIISQGQSYVNTKHGLFKLGFGKDIIIGTYKLVWLYNSSEIDLDKNATTCEVFDFVSNAWRYVTPSAPYRVVGVADPVFVDGSLHWLTDCEETKVVSFDLHTEAFQVISSKPPFPANSHDDNPYAMVLCNLDNRLCVSHMKSPDQVIWSLNSGNKTWEKIYSIDLVMTSILYDCPTVCAFRPLLFLDAKTNDKKKKKKNLLFYDSVKSGYLLIHDPETLLDDFTFRADVSMGFLVCYFQTLISI; via the coding sequence atgatggtgatgatgatggaaGAAGGGCTGCCCCACGACGTGGTAGAGCACATCTTGGAGAGACTTCCGGTGAGATCTCTGCTGAGATTCAAGTCTGTATCGAAGCAATGGAAAGCAACGATCGAATCACGTCACTTCCAGGAGAGGCAGTCGAAGCAGCATCAAGAGTCAGGAGGAGATCCAGATGTTCTCATGGTGTCCTCAAGTTGTGACGAATCTCTAAGAACACTGGTATTGGGTTCATCCTCATCGGTCAAGATCCCTACTCCTTGGGATAATAAGGTCAAGGCAACAGGACGACGCTACTTAGTGTCCGATAATAGCTGTGACGGTCTGGTTTGTCTCTACCATCCCTTGGAATCCGGTTATGTTGTCAACCCCGCCACAAGATGGTATCGTCCTCTTCCTCTCTCCCGACTTCAACAACTCATTATCAGCCAAGGACAGAGTTACGTTAATACTAAGCACGGCCTCTTTAAGCTTGGATTCGGTAAAGACATAATAATAGGTACTTACAAGCTTGTTTGGCTGTACAACTCTTCAGAAATAGACCTTGACAAAAACGCTACCACATGCGAAGTTTTCGACTTCGTCTCCAATGCTTGGAGGTATGTCACTCCCTCTGCTCCTTATCGGGTTGTTGGGGTCGCCGATCCCGTGTTTGTAGATGGTTCGCTTCATTGGCTCACAGATTGCGAGGAAACCAAAGTTGTATCTTTTGATCTCCACACCGAGGCTTTTCAAGTCATCTCTTCTAAACCTCCCTTTCCCGCCAATTCACATGATGATAATCCTTACGCGATGGTCTTGTGCAACCTCGACAACCGTTTGTGCGTGTCGCACATGAAGTCGCCCGACCAAGTGATATGGTCCTTGAATTCAGGCAACAAGACATGGGAAAAAATTTACTCCATCGATCTGGTTATGACTTCTATTTTATATGACTGCCCAACAGTGTGCGCCTTCCGTCCACTACTATTTTTGGATGCAAAGACCaatgataagaagaagaagaagaagaatttgcTCTTTTATGACAGTGTGAAAAGTGGATATCTGTTGATACATGACCCCGAAACCCTTCTAGACGATTTTACTTTCAGGGCTGATGTTTCCATGGGATTTCTTGTTTGTTATTTCCAGACTTTAATCtctatttga